In Panacibacter ginsenosidivorans, the following proteins share a genomic window:
- a CDS encoding DMT family transporter → MIKQSAKNSGNFTGLIVAFFGAVLFSTKAIMVKKAFADTGVPALTLLMLRMVFSLPFYIVAAFFASRQQENVKFTTKEWLLIAFLGILGYYLSSLFDFMGLQYVSAGIERLILFLYPTFVVLINSIIFKQLVTRNQKIALLLTYAGIGIAYFGEIQLTESNPNFIWGSILIFICSLTYASYLVGSGRLIPKMGASKFTAYVMLAATVGVLLHFFVAGDYSHVQLSASLTVYGLLLAVFATVIPSFLIAYGMKKIGANNTAIVTSIGPVSTILQAHWILGEHIFIAQIIGTLLVIAGVLLIGWKQSTPEIAPS, encoded by the coding sequence TTGATAAAACAATCTGCAAAAAACTCCGGCAATTTTACAGGCTTAATAGTAGCCTTTTTTGGTGCAGTTCTGTTTTCTACAAAAGCCATCATGGTAAAGAAAGCATTTGCAGATACAGGCGTACCTGCATTAACACTGCTTATGCTGCGGATGGTTTTTTCTTTGCCTTTCTATATCGTGGCTGCTTTCTTTGCAAGCAGGCAACAGGAGAATGTAAAATTCACCACCAAAGAGTGGTTGCTTATTGCCTTTCTCGGCATTCTTGGTTATTACCTAAGTAGTCTTTTCGATTTTATGGGGTTGCAATATGTATCTGCAGGAATAGAGCGGTTGATACTTTTCCTGTATCCAACATTTGTGGTGCTTATTAACTCAATTATCTTTAAGCAACTTGTAACACGCAATCAAAAAATTGCTTTACTGCTTACTTATGCCGGTATTGGTATTGCCTATTTTGGAGAGATACAATTAACTGAATCAAATCCGAATTTTATCTGGGGCAGCATACTTATTTTTATTTGCTCACTTACTTATGCATCTTATCTTGTTGGCAGTGGCCGACTGATACCCAAAATGGGCGCCTCAAAATTCACCGCTTATGTTATGCTGGCAGCGACAGTTGGTGTGTTGCTGCATTTTTTTGTTGCAGGTGATTACAGCCATGTGCAGCTTTCTGCATCACTAACTGTTTATGGATTACTGCTCGCTGTGTTTGCTACAGTCATACCTTCTTTTCTTATTGCATATGGCATGAAAAAGATTGGTGCCAATAACACGGCGATCGTTACCAGTATTGGGCCGGTATCTACCATTCTGCAGGCGCACTGGATACTGGGTGAACATATATTTATTGCACAGATCATTGGTACATTGCTGGTAATTGCAGGCGTTTTGCTTATTGGCTGGAAACAAAGTACACCGGAAATAGCACCTTCTTAA
- a CDS encoding 2,3,4,5-tetrahydropyridine-2,6-dicarboxylate N-succinyltransferase, giving the protein MEVKGLIKEAWGDRELLKENKYHDAVRCVIEEVDKGRLRVASPSENGWVVNEWVKQAILMYFSTQQMQTWELPPFEFYDKMTLKSNYKELGVRAVPHAVARYGAYLARNVVLMPSYVNIGAYVDEGTMIDTWATVGSCAQIGKGVHLSGGVGIGGVLEPLQASPVIIEDGCFIGSRCIVVEGVLVEKEAVLGANVVLTQSTKIIDVSGASPVEYKGRVPARSVVIPGTYNKDFPAGSFGVNCALIIGKRKPSTDLKTSLNDVLRDFNVSV; this is encoded by the coding sequence ATGGAAGTAAAAGGACTTATAAAAGAAGCATGGGGCGACAGGGAATTGCTGAAAGAAAATAAATACCATGATGCAGTAAGATGCGTGATTGAAGAAGTGGATAAAGGAAGACTGCGTGTAGCATCTCCTTCTGAAAACGGATGGGTAGTAAATGAATGGGTAAAACAGGCTATTTTAATGTATTTCAGCACTCAGCAAATGCAAACCTGGGAGCTTCCCCCATTTGAGTTCTATGATAAAATGACATTGAAAAGTAATTACAAAGAACTGGGTGTTCGTGCAGTGCCGCATGCGGTGGCACGTTATGGGGCTTACCTTGCAAGGAATGTGGTGCTGATGCCCAGTTATGTAAATATCGGTGCGTATGTTGATGAAGGAACGATGATTGATACATGGGCAACGGTTGGTTCCTGCGCACAAATAGGCAAGGGTGTACACCTGAGTGGTGGCGTAGGTATTGGCGGGGTATTAGAGCCATTACAGGCCAGCCCGGTAATTATAGAAGATGGTTGTTTTATTGGCAGCCGTTGCATAGTAGTTGAAGGTGTGCTTGTTGAAAAAGAAGCAGTTCTTGGCGCCAATGTAGTACTTACGCAATCAACAAAGATCATTGATGTAAGTGGTGCCTCGCCTGTTGAATACAAAGGGCGGGTTCCTGCACGCAGTGTTGTTATTCCCGGTACTTATAATAAAGATTTTCCTGCCGGTTCTTTTGGGGTTAACTGTGCACTGATCATTGGTAAGCGTAAACCAAGCACTGACCTTAAAACAAGTTTGAATGATGTATTGAGAGATTTCAACGTAAGCGTTTAA
- a CDS encoding L-threonylcarbamoyladenylate synthase has translation MTDFSNDIEQCLKVLQKGGIILYPTDTIWGIGCDATNAIAVDKIITLKQRPAVKSFVVLVAAEKDVLQYTAAPDLAVFDYLQSTTKPTTVIYEHALGLAENVLANDGSVAIRICNDEFCKHLIKRFRKPIVSTSANISGEPSPENFAAINKMLVHGADYVVKYKQDDLSAAKASSIIKWENGKVVVIRE, from the coding sequence ATGACAGATTTCTCAAATGACATAGAGCAATGTCTTAAAGTATTACAGAAAGGCGGTATTATTTTATATCCTACAGATACTATTTGGGGCATTGGCTGCGATGCTACAAATGCAATAGCGGTAGATAAAATTATTACATTAAAACAGCGGCCTGCTGTTAAGAGTTTTGTTGTGTTGGTTGCAGCAGAAAAAGATGTGCTTCAATATACCGCAGCACCGGATCTTGCAGTATTTGATTACCTGCAATCAACAACAAAACCTACTACTGTTATTTATGAACATGCACTGGGGCTTGCAGAAAACGTTTTAGCAAATGATGGTTCAGTTGCCATAAGAATATGCAATGACGAATTTTGTAAACACCTTATCAAAAGATTTCGTAAGCCAATAGTTAGTACTTCTGCAAACATCAGTGGCGAACCTTCGCCTGAAAATTTTGCAGCAATAAATAAAATGCTTGTGCATGGTGCAGATTATGTGGTAAAATACAAACAGGATGATCTTTCAGCAGCAAAAGCTTCTTCAATCATTAAATGGGAAAATGGTAAAGTGGTAGTGATAAGGGAATAA
- a CDS encoding OstA-like protein: MHAQQPGITDTTAKKQINILHADKISYKKVDSLNEYQILVGHVAVQQEKTLFYCDSASINTKSNILEAFGKVHINDNDSLHIYSDYLKYLGKEKKATLTGKVSLTDGKGTLTTSKLDYDLNTHIGNYYDGGKVVNGKTVLTSKEGFYYEDTRDVYFKKDVVLTDPEYTIKTDTLLYNTYTGISTFVVPTVITSDSGRKVVKTKDGYYDTKNKKTYFGQRTEIQDGATFIVADEMASDDSTGFGEARGKVIYRDTAQKVTIFANHLNSNRKNSSFLATEKPVMILEQEEGDSLFIAADTMYSARLSDLKKYRNVPVIIESKAQQASDTAISTIKDTASSDEDNTDVITKSIAQKKDTVSALPAIVQRKRPGRKELAVKITDTINTVNDTAIIAANTFTKKDTTVTVKSVDSTIAPPMDSAALVKMAFLKKDMALQNKLSPKDTAANKNDSTNRFFEAYYHVRIFSDSLQAAGDSLFYSGEDSAFRLFKQPIVWARESQVTGDTIYLFTQNKKPSRLYVFENAFTVNKVGTGYYNQIRGRTINGYFKNGNMDYMRAKGNSESIYYAQDEDNKFIGVNKATADIIDMYFEERKPQKVVFRSNLVGTTYPMRQVNHDELRLRGFKWLDDLRPKTKYELFAN, translated from the coding sequence ATGCATGCACAGCAGCCCGGAATAACAGATACTACTGCAAAAAAGCAGATCAACATATTACATGCAGATAAGATCAGCTATAAAAAAGTTGATTCACTGAACGAATACCAGATATTGGTGGGCCATGTTGCTGTTCAGCAGGAGAAAACATTGTTCTATTGCGACAGCGCCTCCATCAACACCAAATCCAATATACTGGAGGCTTTTGGCAAAGTGCATATCAATGATAACGACAGCCTGCATATTTATTCCGATTATCTTAAATACCTGGGCAAAGAAAAAAAAGCAACCCTTACCGGCAAAGTAAGTTTAACCGATGGTAAAGGAACACTTACTACTTCCAAACTTGACTATGATCTTAACACACATATTGGTAATTATTACGACGGCGGCAAAGTGGTGAATGGCAAAACTGTATTAACAAGCAAAGAAGGCTTTTATTATGAAGATACAAGAGATGTTTATTTTAAAAAAGATGTAGTGCTGACAGATCCTGAATACACTATAAAAACAGATACCCTTCTATACAACACTTATACTGGTATTTCAACTTTCGTTGTTCCTACTGTTATAACAAGCGACAGCGGCCGCAAAGTGGTGAAAACAAAAGATGGTTACTACGATACCAAAAATAAAAAGACATATTTTGGCCAGCGCACAGAGATACAGGACGGGGCAACATTTATTGTTGCAGATGAAATGGCCAGCGATGACTCAACAGGTTTTGGTGAAGCAAGAGGAAAAGTTATCTATAGAGACACTGCACAAAAAGTAACCATCTTTGCTAACCATCTTAATAGCAACCGTAAAAACAGTTCATTTCTTGCCACAGAAAAGCCGGTAATGATACTGGAGCAGGAAGAGGGAGATTCCCTTTTTATTGCAGCCGATACTATGTATTCTGCCCGCCTCTCAGATCTGAAGAAATACAGGAATGTTCCGGTGATCATTGAATCAAAAGCGCAACAGGCAAGTGATACAGCAATAAGCACCATCAAAGACACCGCATCATCCGATGAAGATAATACTGATGTAATTACTAAAAGTATAGCGCAAAAAAAGGATACTGTATCTGCACTGCCGGCAATTGTACAGCGAAAAAGACCTGGAAGAAAAGAACTGGCTGTAAAAATAACCGATACAATAAATACCGTAAACGATACCGCAATCATTGCTGCAAATACATTTACAAAAAAGGATACAACTGTAACTGTAAAATCTGTTGATTCAACAATTGCTCCGCCGATGGATTCTGCGGCGCTTGTAAAAATGGCATTTCTAAAAAAAGATATGGCACTGCAAAACAAGTTATCGCCAAAAGATACTGCTGCAAACAAAAACGATAGTACCAACCGTTTTTTTGAAGCGTATTATCATGTGCGCATCTTCTCAGATTCCCTGCAGGCTGCAGGTGATAGCTTATTTTACTCCGGTGAAGATTCTGCGTTTCGCCTGTTCAAACAACCTATTGTGTGGGCAAGAGAAAGCCAGGTAACCGGTGATACGATCTATCTCTTCACACAAAACAAAAAGCCATCGCGCCTGTATGTTTTTGAAAATGCATTCACGGTAAACAAAGTGGGTACAGGTTATTATAATCAAATAAGAGGGCGCACCATCAATGGCTATTTTAAAAATGGCAACATGGATTATATGCGTGCAAAAGGCAATTCAGAAAGTATTTATTATGCCCAGGATGAAGACAACAAGTTTATTGGTGTAAACAAAGCAACAGCAGATATCATTGATATGTATTTTGAAGAGCGGAAGCCGCAAAAAGTTGTTTTCCGCAGCAATCTTGTTGGCACTACTTATCCCATGCGCCAGGTAAATCATGATGAATTAAGATTGCGTGGTTTTAAGTGGCTCGATGACCTGAGGCCAAAAACAAAATATGAATTGTTTGCTAATTAA